ATGGTAATTGGTAAGATAAATAACAAGTCCTTAAGCTTTGAAGTTTGTGTAtcctttatttataaaagtttcaAAGTATCTACTagattcttaaacttttaataatgtatctaataaatttcttacaaattcaatatatttaaaaaattagttcaTCTCCAAAATATGAATTTCATCTAACGCGCAATGgaatcttaaattttcaatttagtatttagaagatctataaattttataaaatttaggttaaaataccattttagtcgctatacttagataatttttccattttggtccctatagtTTCAAACATCCAATTTTGGTCcctgtaatttctgtaaagcTTAGAAATGGTCCCTACCAATCCGAAATACTCAGTACccaatgattttttaaaacccAAATTTGCCGACTATCCTTCTTGCAacttctttattatttttatttgtcaacTCAGCTAGTTTCTAATACTAATTTAATGGGAGGGACCATTTCTAAGCTTCATAGAAATTGTAGGGACCaaaattagacatttgaaaTTACGgggaccaaaatagaataaCTATCAAAGTACATGGATAAAACagtattttaaactaaaatttaaaagttcaaggatcaaatagacataaacataaaagattagagactaaatttacaatttattctatataatattacaattaCTATTACTAGAAAATTGAAGAATGTTTAATAAGAATACACATTCTATTTACTTTACAAGAATCACTCAAACAAGGAGTGGTTTGAGTCAGCAGGATTTGAACAGCATTCATCTTCATAATCCTAGTATCTAAGTCGACAGCAGCAATCAATGCCAGATGTTCATGATGGTTCATCCAAGATCCAACTACCTCTTTGTAACTTACACAGTATAGATGTAGGATACTTGTAGCATTTTTCCACAGAAAAAGGAAACATTCATAATTTATAGAACTTACAAGACAGTTGTGACACACTTGAATGTTCCTTTCAATGCCGCAGACGCTCGTCTGTCGATTCCCCATCTGAAGAACCATAAAAAAGATGAACACAATGGAAGGATCGTCTCAACTCAAGAGGAGGATGGGAACCGTAAAGTGAGATATTCATTCTTTCAAACTAAGCCTTGCATTTTGGACCTTCACAGATAACTTCAACTTCTGCTCTTCCATGTCTCTTAGAACAGCTAGGAGATTTGCTCTATACACTTCACAACGTTGATTTGTTTTTTCCAACTCTGCAGAAAGCTCACgaattttcttctccttttgtTCCTGGAAAAATAATTAACACAAAGAACAGAGAACAAATAAGAAATTGAATTCATTACCCTGGAaacttctttatcttcttcccTCTCTCCCACCCCACCCCCCCGCGGCGTCATTCTTTCAATCTGTTCAAAAGTAAAGCCTACTGCTGAACCCTACTACAGTTTGCATCAAGAGACTCGTAGTATTTTGCCCAACTGCTTTAGATATCTCTCAAACACGATGCTCATTTTTTGGTTTAAAAGAGTCTAAATCACTCCATGCAGGAGGAGGGGTGAGgatcattgataaaaaaaatggtataaTTCGGTGGATTTAAAACTGCAAACTAAAGAGACTAACCACAGATTGATAGGTTGTTGACTGATCCTCTTCTGTTGCAACCAAAGGCCCAACAACTCCATTGGCCATAATATCGCCATTGATAGCTCCAGGGCCCCGATTCTTCACAGCAGCAACCTTTCTAGAGGCCTCTTTTAGGGCATCCATAGCAACGTTATAAATATGAATTGACTTTGCTCCTTCCTCAACATACTTGATTGCTTCTTGACGAAGATTGTTGTACCTAACAGTCGAAGAATCTCCAGCTTCATTTGGTAGTTCAGAATTATGGTCATCTATTACAGCTCCATTTCTAGCATTTCTGGTCCACCGTTTCAATACATATTGGGAAGGAAGTGTAAGAACATTTTTTGCCCTAAAAACTGCTAATATGTGCCTGCAAATTATTCCTGAATATTCAAACAGTTGACAACTACAATTTGCTTTCATCTCTAATGAATTAAAACTAACAGCATGTGCTTTATGGTCTTCCCCAAATTTTGCTACTCGATAAGTGGCAACAGTTCCTGTATCATCAATTTTGGTTGCAGGATTGGCAAGAGTTTCTACCAATTCCTCCTGGAACTTTCTGAATATCCTCCTTGAATATAGATCTGCAGCCTGTTTTTCCATAGGAGATGGTGTCTTCAAAACCGGCATAGAGTTAATTGTATCATAATCagcttttaattctttttcatGCCAGCTTGCCATGGCCTTTTCATACTGTCTAACCAACATCTGTATCGAGGTGGATGCAGTAATATATCCatcaaaaaacaaatttaaacttCTATAGCTCTCATTTATCGACATTTCTCCGAAGAATGTGTCCCTCATGTAGACGGGTACCCACTGTTGCCTAGCACTATACATTAACTGAAGCCAGTCATTGTCCATAATGTAATATCTATTCAGAAGGGCTTTCCAACAGGATTCAAATTCTTCAATTGTCTCAGCCTCATTAACACATTTTCTAAATTCAGTTTCAAAAGTAGGATGAGATTGACAAAGATGAGACAACTTCTCTTGTGTTTCTCTGAATATAGACCACTTACAAAAACGATGGCGGGTACCTGGAAGAACCTGTGCAACAGCAACCTGGATAAGCCTATCTGGGTCAGTTGTAATGGAAATTGGTTGACGCCCAGACATTGCTTGAAGCCAAGTTTGGAAGAGCCAAATGAATGAGGATTCAGACTCATAAAGAACCAATGCACATCCAAACAACACTGGCTGACCATGATGATTAAACCCTGTAAAGGCAGCAAGAGGCACCCTATACTGATTTGTTCTAAATGTTGTATCCAATACAACGGTATCACCAAAGTGAGTATGATTCATTCTAGACGTTGCATCTGCCCAAAAGATATTGCCCCCAGTGTGGTTATCACCGTCGCCCTGAACTGCATAATAAAAAGCAGGATTCTCAGCCTGCATTCGTTTCAGATAGTCTAAAACATGCTGAACCCCAACCCCAAGGGTCCGCTGCCGGCCACCACTCATTTCTAAATAACTGGTACACAAGAATCGGGAGATGTTTCCTAAAGGACTTCCATCTCCCTCACGATCCCTCAAGAGATATAACAGCGGCTTTCCAGAATGGAAGATCTTCAACTTTCTCTAATAGACCGAAAATAGAGTTCTGAAAACTTTTTCATTTCATATAAACTGAAGACTTCCATAATCAACTGAGAAAATCAAATTCGCAAAACCAGAAGCTATTGACACCGGAGAAGAAACTGAAACAAATTGGGGGCAAatgggaagaaggaagaagaatttCAATCCATAATTTAAGAATAAAACTAGCTGCGCAAATTTCGAACAAAAAAATAGCTAATACGATCGCTGGAGTACCAGTGGCAATGACGGTGGTGTGATCCCTTCGCCGGATGGTTCTAGGGTTCCGATCGCTACCAGTTccgttgtttattttatttttattttcatggcTGCTTATTCTTTTTTACAAATGGGCCTGAACATACACGTGCCAGGCCCAATACTACAACCATGGTTGATTGTAGCATCCACGCGCGAGCAGGatctcattatatatatatatttttaaatgaaggtttccttatgttttattttagaacgtttagttaaatttgtagttttttcaatttgaatgagttatatttgatttttgtaaaGTAACAACTCAATTTAGTTAGACTTgataaacatttcaattttttatatttatttgattttattttataatttggaGAGTTACCAAGTTGCTAGCTTGTAGATAACAACTTGGTTCTTTATTTGTAGTATCCTATTTCAAATTGAAgagttctctcatttcttttttttcttttgttcttgagttgAGGTAAGAGAAAGTATCCAAAGATTCTGCCATATCCAAATAGTTCGAGGTTATAGTTCTATCGAAGTTAATCGTTGTATCCTACGAGACGATCGCTGTAGTCTGCTTGTAGCCCGTGCAAAGCAAATAATTGTCTTTAGGACAACACTTACCAGAAGCATGCCTCGACTACGCTTTAAGTCTCCAAAGTTTGCTTAGTATTCAGTTcgatatatatatcattttcccCAAACAATATTTTCCATTctatgtatttttaataaatcttaaaactaATCCTCTTATTTGTTTGGAGTTTTTTATATCCAACTCgacaaaagaataataaaattttcactgagaaaatgtacaatataaatatatttcttaaattcttagcaagaatatctttaggAATCTAAGAAGAATTTGGCAAAAGTTGATCATAGATTGAGGGGAGGGggtagggttggcaaaaatccTCACGAGTTCGAAAATCCCCAGTTTGATCGGGGTGGGGAAGGGGAGCATATCCCTACCCCATCCTCGACCcgaatatataaataaatatatatatatatattatgaaatagaattaaaaagaatataaaaaaactaaaaacaatatatataagctactgtttttatattttttttaattttatattttttttcataatataattaacttaacttttttattaatttttaaaataaagaaatgttaaaatattttttattattaaattaaataaataaaacaataataatactaaatttTTACCTAAAAAGTCTATCATTTaaatagaaatataaaaaattagtgattttaaataaaaaataaaaagaaaagctaaTGGACAAAATTTTTTTTCCCGGGAGGACCCGATCCCCGAATGAGGATTCCCAACCCCGATCCTGACTCCTCAAAATGGGGAATGGGGTAGGGTGGGATTAAAAATACCCGCGAGGATAGGGATGGGGAGTACATCCCCGGCCCCATCCCATCCCATTGCCAACCCGGGGGGGGGAGGAATTAAGTTTATAGTAcaagaaataaatttgaaaatttgaaagtatagagactaaaatgtAATAACAACTTCAATGGTACAAAAACGAAAATAATATTGAAACAtagcattttttatttattttttttttttggtgaatGTGAGAATTTTTTGCTCATAGAGTTATTTGATATCATGATAAGATCCATATTTAGTTACTAAAAGGTTTTAAGTGGGAGTAATGCTACCTTAGAAGGAAAAGGTGTGGGAGTAAGGTACTGATCGATGCAATATAGGTGTTGTTAGTTCTACCTTACCCaagcaaatgaaatttataaggcTCTAACAACTACGAAAACTAGCAcgtagttaaagtggaagtaagatGTTGATCCCAAGGAAACGTCTATTAGTTGGCCAAAAATAAtccttgaattaaaaaaaaaaattaattggggAGGGGGAGAGGGGAGGGTTGTTTGTAAAGAGATTAAAAGCTAACTAAAATGAAGATAAAGGTAAATCGTAATACAAACTTACTATTTTTGTTAGAAGAAAGTTGGTAGAAAAAGGTTCTTGGGAATTCTTGTGCTAGATTTAATCCTATTATTGTTCTTGAACAATTGCTTGAAAACTCAACATCCCACGATCCAATAAGGAAAAACCCTTAAAGACACACATAACTAATTAGCATGACTCACATCAATTAGCCCTAGTCTAAGTAAAAATCACTTCCATATAGCATTTATCATATTCTTTTCTTAGTTGCTTTAAAGACATGGGTTATCATAATTGtgacattcaagaaacacaTTGGAGTAAGTTTCAAGAATGATTAAATGAATGTTCTAATTAAGAATTTCAAGAGTAAATTCGGAAAAAGTCCTAattaacacaagaaaacttaattttgtaACCTATCTCACTGATGCAAAGGAATCAAAGTGTCAATTATCCTCCtttaatttctattcaaattcaGCCCAAGAACATTCAAAGAtgaagaaaattcaagaaaatataaaaaagaactcaaaaattaaacctaaaattAAGAATTCCCAAGAAAAAGAATTACCTAGCCATAAAGATAAGAAGTCTTGAAGAAGATCTTGAAAGTATGATGAATTCCATCAAGCAATTCACTAGGGAATTGTAAAAGTTGCAAGAAATCTCTCATACAAAACACAAAGTTTGggtaattttctctctaattttgtCTAAGTTCTCTATCaactgaaaaatgattttttatcctCCCTTTTGTTGAAAATGAGACAACTGAATTTATATCTGCAGGTGTAGCATCATGACGCCAagagtagtgttgcaacgcGAAATCGTAAAAAAGCCAAGAAGCATTGGGCTAGCGTCTTGACAATTCCGGTTGCGCAATGCTAAATCGTAAAAAGCCAAGAAACGTTGCAATGCTCGGTTGTGCAAGGTGCGTACAAGCATAGACAATTCCGTCAATCTCTGGAGCATTGTGACCCTGGGTgaagcgttgcgacgctgcctTGTTTTTGCAGCAAATAGGTACATTTTGTCTTCAAGCGTCAGGCTAGCATCAGGCTCAGTATTGTGAGGAGCATTGCGACGCTACAAGCATTGCTAAAGTTATTGAATTGTTCCTCTTGAGGGGCAAAGTGGTAATTTGACTTGATCTTCTTGTTAAGTGGTTATTTGGTGTTGTTTGGCTTGAATTAGCTCCAAATCTTTTGAAATAACTTCGTTTGAGTCAGGATTGGAATTTACCTACCAACAtagacattttaagcaaataattgaagaataattgagggaattaacacTAATAAGATAACTCTTTACAAGACCTATCAAAATACCCCCAACTGAGATCTTGGTCGTCCTAAACAAGTAAAAAATAGAAGTATGCATACATTCAAGCAAAAATgggttgtttattgtttattcaaagtttcattaatttattcaaaattgactTATTTATGTTGGCACATTTTCATCCTCACATTCAAATGCTTTATATATTCAAGTGTCTTACACAATGAATTGATTCTCATAtcttttctcaacaatcaagGAAGTAAGGATATaagtgttgggaatggtgtcttaaatctccttgtaatctcgtagtttgtaaactttgtataaacatattgttattaataaaataagtgttattttataagcatataatcaatctaataaattaagatccgtggttatttcatgttatttaaacaagtatgtagagatatacaagtagatcttgttcaagtaataacctaaatggtctgtagtagatgaataaggttgggtaccttatcctggtgacactgcggatacgacccgctttgtaggtgttacaagtattgtaaagtgctataaatgatctgatcctgatcattcatgtggagacatgcgagcaaggggtattctatacaaagagtttgtataagatcgaaccatgaaatgattagtctctttatataacattgttaataatagagacgtacatttcactaggatgaccatacgtgacatgacctgaatcttgagtgagttctGAACTCttactcatgaaggcggtcctttgatttgtatgagcgagagtggccagattgccaactcaacaagcctaccattttgaagattcgtctaactggggagctaggaactcagctacataagatagaattcactccttccccgatgtaggggcaagtagataaatttttcccttaagggctgattccgggtcttgaatgatgtggcgctacacaccttctcctggcccgagaggacttggtcatagtgggactatgacttattgttcattagaagaatcagtggtacttaagaagttagatgtaactacaggggcaaaacggtaatttgacccagttgtacttactagcaatttgtgaagggtcatcgcattgttgattgattatatccaatggacacaaaaatttatttgtaatgcgaagagtgcagttgttggtctttagtggagtgatcgatagttaacagatgttgggtaatttaattaaagagtttaattatttatgcgaGTACCGtgggagcttcaatctataggtccataaggtccccactATAGCTCAACAAAGATTTAACCTTTGGActgatttgaagtgtttaaattaattgaaggaattaattatatagatataattaattataatgtatttgatatattatgagaggaatttgaatatgattcaaataccaattatataaatgagattcatgtaattaaatataaatatgatttatattgagaggaattaaaatatttggatatgatccaaacatcatttatatgaatgagattcatataagtggagttaatataaatgtgatttatattaaatgccatgtatagttaagagagaataaaatctacAGTtcatgttgtatttgatgcaatataaaactataggctttatgctatatttgatataacatatagtgtatataaaataaagtatttattatatattctattttattaatttatttgaaattcataaaagggaaggagttataactccctcccacaTTCTCCCAAAGTAAACTAACAAGTGATAAAAGAAGTTGAGgaattcatcttctttaatcgaTTCACAAGTACAGAGAAAAATTCTCTGAAAAATCTTCCCTCTCATCCTCTCCTTCTCCTTCcgtcttccaaggattcaagcaaaaccCATAACTCc
This Benincasa hispida cultivar B227 unplaced genomic scaffold, ASM972705v1 Contig189, whole genome shotgun sequence DNA region includes the following protein-coding sequences:
- the LOC120069052 gene encoding protein FAR1-RELATED SEQUENCE 9; translation: MSGGRQRTLGVGVQHVLDYLKRMQAENPAFYYAVQGDGDNHTGGNIFWADATSRMNHTHFGDTVVLDTTFRTNQYRVPLAAFTGFNHHGQPVLFGCALVLYESESSFIWLFQTWLQAMSGRQPISITTDPDRLIQVAVAQVLPGTRHRFCKWSIFRETQEKLSHLCQSHPTFETEFRKCVNEAETIEEFESCWKALLNRYYIMDNDWLQLMYSARQQWVPVYMRDTFFGEMSINESYRSLNLFFDGYITASTSIQMLVRQYEKAMASWHEKELKADYDTINSMPVLKTPSPMEKQAADLYSRRIFRKFQEELVETLANPATKIDDTGTVATYRVAKFGEDHKAHAVSFNSLEMKANCSCQLFEYSGIICRHILAVFRAKNVLTLPSQYVLKRWTRNARNGAVIDDHNSELPNEAGDSSTVRYNNLRQEAIKYVEEGAKSIHIYNVAMDALKEASRKVAAVKNRGPGAINGDIMANGVVGPLVATEEDQSTTYQSVEQKEKKIRELSAELEKTNQRCEVYRANLLAVLRDMEEQKLKLSVKVQNARLSLKE